One Microplitis mediator isolate UGA2020A chromosome 3, iyMicMedi2.1, whole genome shotgun sequence DNA segment encodes these proteins:
- the LOC130666122 gene encoding transmembrane protein 47 isoform X1 — MIMYTVADDHMGENEIAQVIALVCGTIVILLMIMGLASADWLMAVGWRQGLFTHCIAEGAETPLPFNVVAEPGCYSARDVGYIKAVAALCIVCLVADVAGTLLTWLGLKSKDHRNKHRCYRIAVLCMLLALISLLIALIIYPVCFTGELNLGNRTVWEFGWAYGVGWGAAIFLFGAVILLWFDKESEEIYYKERKIVREDMTSGGNNAMIGHGIVGHHGTGRTGLQHA, encoded by the exons GTGATAGCACTGGTATGTGGGACTATTGTTATTCTGCTGATGATTATGGGACTGGCGTCAGCAGACTGGCTGATGGCAGTGGGATGGCGACAAGGATTATTCACACACTGTATTGCTGAAGGAGCTGAGACGCCGCTGCCCTTCAACGTCGTCGCAGAACCTGGATGTTATTCTGCGAGAGATGTTGGATATATTAAAGCAGTAGCTGCACTATGTATAGTCTGCCTTGTTGCTGATGTCGCGGGCACGCTGCTCACTTGGCTTGGACTCAAGTCAAAGGACCATCGGAATAAGCATCGATGCTACAGGATCGCTGTCCTCTGCATGTTATTAGCTT taatatcTTTGCTGATCGCCTTGATAATTTATCCAGTTTGTTTTACTGGAGAATTAAATCTAGGGAATCGGACGGTCTGGGAGTTTGGATGGGCCTATGGAGTTGGTTGGGGTGCGGCGATTTTCCTCTTTGGCGCCGTGATACTTTTGTGGTTCGACAAAGAAAGCGAggaaatatattataaagaaCGGAAAATAGTGCGGGAAGACATGACAAGTGGGGGTAACAACGCGATGATCGGCCACGGAATTGTTGGTCATCACGGTACCGGGAGAACTGGCCTCCAACACGCCTAG
- the LOC130665709 gene encoding calcium release-activated calcium channel protein 1-like, with product MSVWSTSTGRNSVFGAEGGPTTAASTHPTIPIDVHSHSHLHTTEGHCFNKRFYKCQKTMSQSGDGLHTPSYLSWRKLQLSRAKLKASSKTSALLSGFAMVAMVEVQLSTDTKVPTEMLIAFAVCTTLLVAVHMLALMISTCILPNIEAVCNLHSISLVHESPHERLHWYIEVAWAFSTLLGLILFLIEIAILCWVKFYDFSQVAAWSACVVLIPVLIVFLAFAVHFYRSLVAHKYEVTVSGIRELELLKEQIESTDIEGRNGNMLQSNTHIV from the exons ATGTCTGTATGGTCGACAAGCACCGGACGCAATTCAGTGTTTGGTGCCGAGGGTGGACCAACGACCGCAGCTTCCACTCATCCCACGATACCAATTGACGTTCATTCCCACTCTCATCTTCACACCACCGAGGGTCACTGTTTCAATAAACGTTTCTACAAGTGCCAG aaAACAATGTCACAGTCGGGCGATGGCCTTCATACGCCGAGTTATCTTTCTTGGAGAAAATTGCAGCTCAGTAGGGCAAAGCTCAAGGCTTCCAGCAAGACATCAGCATTACTCTCCGGGTTTGCTATG GTTGCAATGGTTGAAGTACAATTGAGTACAGACACTAAAGTGCCAACAGAAATGCTGATAGCATTCGCTGTATGTACGACACTACTCGTAGCCGTCCATATGCTCGCGTTGATGATCTCGACCTGCATTCTCCCCAACATTGAGGCTGTTTGTAATCTCCATAGCATAAGTCTGGTCCATGAATCTCCACATGAACGTCTTCATTGGTACATCGAGGTGGCCTGGGCTTTCTCGACACTACTGGGACTCATATTATTTCTGATCGAAATCGCCATACTCTGTTGGGttaaattttacgatttttctCAAGTCGCCGCTTGGTCGGCGTGCGTTGTACTGATACCTGTACTAATTGTCTTTCTTGCATTCGCGGTTCACTTTTATCGCAGCCTTGTCGCTCATAAATACGAAGTCACAGTATCGGGAATACGGGAACTAGAATTACTTAAAGAGCAAATTGAATCTACGGATATTGAAGGTAGAAATGGCAATATGTTGCAATCAAACACACATAttgtttga
- the LOC130666122 gene encoding transmembrane protein 47 isoform X2 produces the protein MAQSTTIETVTITKPFKVIALVCGTIVILLMIMGLASADWLMAVGWRQGLFTHCIAEGAETPLPFNVVAEPGCYSARDVGYIKAVAALCIVCLVADVAGTLLTWLGLKSKDHRNKHRCYRIAVLCMLLALISLLIALIIYPVCFTGELNLGNRTVWEFGWAYGVGWGAAIFLFGAVILLWFDKESEEIYYKERKIVREDMTSGGNNAMIGHGIVGHHGTGRTGLQHA, from the exons GTGATAGCACTGGTATGTGGGACTATTGTTATTCTGCTGATGATTATGGGACTGGCGTCAGCAGACTGGCTGATGGCAGTGGGATGGCGACAAGGATTATTCACACACTGTATTGCTGAAGGAGCTGAGACGCCGCTGCCCTTCAACGTCGTCGCAGAACCTGGATGTTATTCTGCGAGAGATGTTGGATATATTAAAGCAGTAGCTGCACTATGTATAGTCTGCCTTGTTGCTGATGTCGCGGGCACGCTGCTCACTTGGCTTGGACTCAAGTCAAAGGACCATCGGAATAAGCATCGATGCTACAGGATCGCTGTCCTCTGCATGTTATTAGCTT taatatcTTTGCTGATCGCCTTGATAATTTATCCAGTTTGTTTTACTGGAGAATTAAATCTAGGGAATCGGACGGTCTGGGAGTTTGGATGGGCCTATGGAGTTGGTTGGGGTGCGGCGATTTTCCTCTTTGGCGCCGTGATACTTTTGTGGTTCGACAAAGAAAGCGAggaaatatattataaagaaCGGAAAATAGTGCGGGAAGACATGACAAGTGGGGGTAACAACGCGATGATCGGCCACGGAATTGTTGGTCATCACGGTACCGGGAGAACTGGCCTCCAACACGCCTAG
- the LOC130665707 gene encoding SEC14-like protein 2 has protein sequence MGSPLKALQDDERFALMKFRRSVKEILEPHHDDQFLLRWLRARKWDPVAAEKMLRDSLEWRKKWDVDKLDEWEEPAILKEGLPHGLCGFDNDQSPVVVVPFSGLDMYGILHVVSRRDVIKATIKTLEYYLKLCNEQSKKHGVAASQVTVIFDMEGFNLRPFMWRPAGEVVITLIQMYEANYPEILKTCFIINAPKVFTFAFSIAKKFMNEYTISKIQIYKADPERWKNAILKVVSKDQLPAHFGGTLTDPDGNPRLTTKICQGGKISKDLYVKKNDISNDDYKTTIVRKGDKFKIEMKPEKLGSILSWEFKTEDHDIKFGIIKKNDSGEKIEVVPVHRVAAHQLEEVGVLTCEDFSTYSVVFDNSYSLMRNKKIHYNIRMEEPNENLHEIALQDN, from the exons atgggcAGTCCGTTGAAAGCTTTGCAAGATGATGAACGATTTGCATTAATGAAA ttcaggCGCAGCGTCAAAGAAATCCTTGAACCTCATCACGATGACCAATTTTTATTGCGCTGGCTCcgag cgAGAAAATGGGACCCCGTTGCTGCGGAGAAAATGCTTAGAGAT TCACTGGAGTGGCGGAAAAAATGGGATGTTGATAAACTTGACGAGTGGGAAGAGCCAGCGATTTTAAAAGAGGGTCTTCCTCATGGGCTCTGTGGTTTTGATAACGATCAATCTCCag tgGTTGTGGTTCCATTCAGTGGACTTGATATGTACGGAATTCTTCATGTGGTGTCAAGACGTGACGTGATTAAGGCAACAATAAAAACTCTCgagtattatttaaaattgtgcAATGAGCAGAGCAAGAAGCATGGAGTTGCTGCGAGCCAAGTTACTGTTATTTTTGATATGGAAGGATTCAATTTGAGGCCTTTCATGTGGAGACCTG CTGGAGAAGTTGTTATAACCCTGATACAAATGTATGAGGCAAATTATCCAGAGATACTGAAAAcctgttttattattaacg CGCCCAAGGTTTTTACGTTTGCCTTTTCTAttgctaaaaaattcatgaacgAGTACACCATTTCAAAGATTCAAATTTACAAAGCCGATCCAGAGAGATGGAAAAATGCGATACTTAAAGTCGTCAGTAAAGATCAATTGCCGGCACATTTCGGTGGTACTCTAACTGATCCTGATGGAAATCCTAGATTGACTAccaaa atcTGTCAAGGCGGTAAAATATCTAAAGACTTGTACGTTAAGAAAAATGACATAAGTAATGACGACTACAAGACCACGATTGTTAGAAAAGGTGATAAATTCAAGATTGAAATGAAACCGGAAAAGTTGGGATCGATCCTAAGCTGGGAATTTAAAACAGAAGACCATGACATTAAATTTGGAATTATCAAGAAAAATGATTCTGGTGAAAAAATAGAAGTCGTTCCCGTTCACCGGGTTGCTGCTCATCAGCTAGAGGAAGTTGGTGTTCTTACTTGTGAAGATTTTTCAACAT ATTCAGTTGTGTTTGATAACAGCTACAGCTTGATgcggaataaaaaaatccactaCAATATTCGTATGGAAGAACCAAATGAGAATTTACATGAAATCGCTCTGCaggacaattaa
- the LOC130665704 gene encoding protein HID1: MGNVDTKLNFRKAVVQLTSKTQVIDVADDDFWDQFWSENVSNVQDVFTLIPATEIRMLREESPSNLATLCYKAVEKLVKAVDSSCRIQRDQMTVLNCCRLLTRLLPYIFEDPDWKGFFWSSLPGKEPEDESMPLAHSLLNAISDLLFCPDFTVVSGRKSGPEKAEDLGSIDSCEYIWEAGVGFAHSPPRYPHLDSNRTELLKLLLTCFSETMYNPPNDSVFVPNKWIHYLTSAENHNALPMFTSLLNTVCAYNPVGLGVPYNHLLFTDSLEPLVDVALQILIVTLDHDVSGGVASASEELSMSADNLFINYLSRIHRDEDFHFVLKGITRLLNNPLTQTYLPNSTKKVHFHQELLVFFWKMCDYNKKFLYFVLKSSDVLEVLVPILYHLNDSRADQSRVGLMHIGVFILLLLSGERNFGVRLNKPYTATVPMDIPVFTGTHADLLVTVFHKIITTGHQRLQPLFDCLLTILVNVSPYLKTLSMVASTKLLHLLEAFSTPWFLFSAPTNHHLVFFLLEIFNNIIQYQFDGNSNLVYTIIRKRQVFHALANLPSDCSTIAKSLSKKQRKQIPSTSTSTDNVNEAAMEGSRPAQPAEPGTLNATLLETPGIEKMTEKESAHPLSPSISDVDVSKAVASANGKDQVASPDCQLKKSIIQRGSIRVSEERTNTPNQWVPSADWVYQWKTKLPLQTIMRLLQVLVPQVEKICIDKGLTDESEILKFLQHGTLVGLLPVPHPILIRRYQANAGTTAWFRTYMWGVIYLRNVEPPIWYDTDVKLFEIQRV, from the exons ATGGGAAATGTTGACACAAAACTTAATTTTCGTAAAGCTGTCGTACAGCTGACGTCTAAAACACAa gTAATTGACGTGGCTGATGACGATTTCTGGGACCAGTTTTGGTCGGAGAACGTATCTAATGTCCAAGATGTATTTACGTTGATACCTGCTACGGAAATACGTATGCTTCGAGAAGAATCTCCATCAAATTTAGCGACTCTGTGTTACAAAGCGGTGGAGAAACTGGTAAAAGCTGTTGACAGCAGCTGTCGAATTCAGCGTGATCAGATGACGGTATTGAATTGCTGCAGACTATTAACGAGATTATTGCCGTACATTTTCGAAGACCCAGACTGGAAGGGATTTTTCTGGTCAAGTTTACCAGGAAAGGAGCCAGAAGATGAGAGCATGCCGCTGGCACACTCGTTGCTCAATGCAATCAGTGACTTATTATTCTGTCCAGACTTTACGGTGGTCTCAGGACGTAAGTCCGGTCCAGAAAAAGCTGAAGATCTAGGCTCTATAGACAGCTGCGAGTATATTTGGGAAGCGGGAGTCGGTTTCGCGCACTCGCCCCCACGTTATCCGCACTTGGACTCCAACAGAACGGAGCTACTGAAGCTGCTGCTGACCTGCTTCAGTGAGACGATGTACAATCCGCCAAATGATTCAGTTTTTGTACCGAACAAGTGGATCCACTACTTAACTAGCGCTGAAAATCACAACGCGCTGCCCATGTTCACCTCTCTCTTGAACACAGTCTGTGCCTACAATCCCGTAGGTCTTGGAGTTCCTTATAATCACTTACTATTTACTGATTCACTGGAACCACTTGTTGACGTCGCACTGCAAATTCTTATCGTTACGCTGGACCATGACGTAAGCGGCGGTGTTGCTTCTGCTTCTGAGGAGTTATCAATGAGTGctgataatttattcattaattatctcAGTCGTATTCATCGTGATGAAG actTTCATTTTGTACTAAAAGGTATCACGAGATTACTTAATAATCCTCTTACGCAAACATACTTGCCTAATTCAACGAAAAAAGTACATTTTCATCAAGAacttttggtatttttttggaaaatgtgtgattataataaaaaatttttatattttgtactTAAAAGTTCAGATGTACTTGAAGTTTTGGTGCCTATTTTATATCATCTCAATGACTCGAGAGCTGATCAAT ctCGAGTTGGATTAATGCATATCggagtatttattttactattattgaGTGGAGAGAGAAATTTTGGAGTGAGACTAAATAAACCGTACACGGCAACAGTACCAATGGATATTCCAGTCTTCACTGGAACTCACGCAGACTTATTGGTGACAGTATTTCACAAAATAATCACGACAGGTCATCAAAGACTCCAGCCACTCTTTGACTGCTTACTTACAATCCTAGTAAACGTATCGCCATATTTGAAAACTCTGTCCATGGTAGCCAGCACAAAGCTACTCCATTTACTCGAAGCATTCAGCACTCCCTGGTTCTTATTCTCCGCCCCGACAAATCACCATCTAGTGTTTTTCCTATTGGAAATATTCAACAACATCATACAGTACCAGTTTGATGGCAACAGTAATCTCGTCTACACAATTATCAGAAAGCGACAAGTCTTTCATGCCCTTGCGAATCTCCCGAGCGACTGCAGTACTATTGCAAAGTCGCTGAGCAAAAAACAACGCAAGCAGATACCGTCGACCAGCACGTCTACGGACAACGTAAACGAGGCTGCGATGGAAGGGTCACGTCCAGCTCAACCTGCCGAACCCGGAACACTCAATGCTACTCTGCTAGAGACCCCAGGAATCGAGAAGATGACGGAGAAAGAATCGGCTCATCCTCTCAGTCCCTCGATATCGGATGTCGATGTCAGCAAAGCAGTTGCTTCTGCTAATGGTAAAGATCAAGTTGCCTCTCCTGACTGTCAACTCAAAAAATCTATTATCCAA agaGGAAGTATCAGAGTATCTGAAGAAAGAACAAATACTCCGAATCAATGGGTCCCATCAGCTGATTGGGTTTATCAATGGAAAACAAAACTTCCTCTGCAAACAATAATGCGATTGCTGCAAGTACTAGTACcacaagttgaaaaaatttgtattgacAA ggGCCTGACAGATGAAAGTGAAATCCTAAAGTTTTTGCAACACGGTACTTTAGTCGGACTACTCCCTGTCCCACATCCCATATTAATACGCAGGTATCAAGCCAACGCAGGTACCACCGCCTGGTTCCGTACTTACATGTGGGGAGTAATTTATCTGAGAAATGTTGAGCCTCCCATTTGGTACGACACGGACGTCAAGCTCTTTGAAATCCAACGGGTCTAA
- the LOC130665706 gene encoding ribosomal protein S6 kinase beta-1-like — MAAIFDIEIHDVDNKITEEESDDEIIEIHEDEYNTDPNVNELIEADGVETVSISEQSVNCGRERAGPQDFELCKVIGKGGYGKVFQVRKVTGNDAGTIFAMKVLRKASIIRNQKDTAHTKAERNILEAVKHPFIVDLMYAFQTGGKLYLILEYMCGGELFRHLNDEGIFLEETVCFYLCEIILALQHLHQQGIIYRDLKPENILLDAEGHIKLTDFGLCKEHIQDGSVTHTFCGTIEYMAPEILTRSGHGKAVDWWSLGTLMYDMLTGAPPFTSDNRKKTIEKILKAKLSLPQYLTHDARDLIRKLLKRQVAQRLGSAPSDAEQVKSHIFFRHINWNDVISRKLKVPFKPTLTSEDDVSQFDKKFTSSLPIDSPPEYTLSESANRVFQGFTYVAPSILEGTYAQPRIVNARSPRKSAMKGFSPRGNHFHLHHRHNGVAHNGIEDAEMIEIG; from the exons ATGGCGGCGATTTTTGACATTGAAATACACGATGTTGATAACAAAATAACTGAAGAAGAGTCTGATGACGAAATTATTGAGATACAtgag gaCGAATATAATACGGACCCGAATGTCAATGAATTGATAGa GGCTGATGGGGTCGAGACGGTCTCCATTTCCGAACAGAGTGTTAACTGCGGCAGGGAGAGGGCTGGCCCACAAGATTTCGAGTTGTGTAAGGTCATAGGTAAGGGTGGGTATGGAAAAGTATTTCAGGTACGAAAAGTAACGGGTAATGATGCTGGTACCATTTTTGCAATGAAG GTATTGAGAAAGGCTTCGATAATTCGTAATCAAAAGGACACTGCCCACACCAAAGCTGAGAGAAATATTCTGGAGGCCGTTAAGCATCCTTTCATCGTTGATCTAATGTATGCCTTTCAAACTGGTggcaaattatatttaattctaGAGTACATGTGCGGCGGCGAGCTGTTTCGTCATTTAAATGACGAGGgaatttttcttgaagaaaCAGTATGTTTCTATTTATGTGAAATAATATTAGCGCTACAGCATTTGCACCAGCAGGGGATTATTTACCGCGATTTAAAGCCGGAGAATATTTTGCTGGACGCCGAGGGACATATCAAGCTCACAGACTTTGGATTGTGCAAGGAACACATCCAGGATGGATCAGTCACTCATACTTTCTGCGGTACCATCGAGTACATGGCACCGGAAATTCTTACACGCAGCGGCCACGGTAAAGCCGTCGACTGGTGGAGTCTTGGTACTCTCATGTACGATATGCTGACAGGCGCACCGCCATTTACTTCGGACAATCGTAAAAagacaattgaaaaaattctcaaagcAAAACTTAGTTTACCTCAGTATTTAACTCACGACGCCCGTGATcttattagaaaattattgaagagACAAGTGGCCCAGCGATTGGGTTCCGCTCCCTCAGATGCTGAGCAAGTTAAAAGTCATATATTCTTCAGACACATCAACTGGAATGACGTTATCTCGCGTAAACTAAAAGTACCATTCAAGCCGACGTTGACTAGTGAGGATGATGTCTCACAGTTTGACAAAAAGTTCACCAGCTCTTTACCTATTGATTCACCACCCGAGTACACATTAAGTGAATCCGCGAATCGAGTATTTCAGGGATTCACTTACGTGGCACCGAGTATTCTAGAGGGAACATACGCACAGCCTCGTATTGTCAATGCCAGAAGTCCTCGGAAGTCAGCTATGAAGGGTTTTTCACCACGTGGAAATCATTTCCATCTACACCACAG GCACAACGGCGTGGCACATAATGGAATAGAAGACGCTGAGATGATTGAGATAGGTTAA
- the LOC130665711 gene encoding thioredoxin domain-containing protein 17 produces the protein MVVRHSVEGYDNFLKFMEDLKADGQVIVIYSGSKLDNGLSWCSDCVEAEPAIEEGLKVAPESSHIVHVEVGDRAYWKDFKCPFRTNPKTKLNVLPTMALWGTHKRLEGEHLLKADLVKMLVTNEDD, from the exons atggtaGTTAGGCACAGTGTTGAAGggtacgataattttttaaagttcatgGAAGATCTGAAAGCCGATGGGCaagttattgttatttatagcGGAAGTAAACTTGATAATGGTCTCAGCTGGTGCTCGGATTGTGTCGAAG CCGAGCCAGCTATCGAAGAAGGCTTGAAAGTCGCTCCCGAGTCTTCGCATATCGTTCATGTTGAAGTTGGAGATCGTGCTTA TTGGAAAGATTTTAAATGCCCGTTCCGTACTAATCCGAAGACTAAATTAAATGTCTTACCGACGATGGCTCTCTGGGGCACCCATAAACGTTTGGAAGGCGAGCACCTTCTTAAAGCAGATTTAGTTAAGATGCTTGTTACCAACGAAGACGATTAG
- the LOC130665710 gene encoding acyl carrier protein, mitochondrial isoform X1, with protein MASLTSIRVIARNSSFKKLSNFVCGKRVGAIANVTRAQRFHVKANGSKFITPIYSQGPRVEQTRCYSGKPPLTLNVIRERVLLILKLYDKIDPSKLTLDSHFMNDLGLDSLDHVEVIMAIEDDFGFEIPDMDAEKLMKPGDIVRYIADREDIYE; from the exons ATGGCATCCTTGACGAGTATCAGAGTAATCGCCCGAAACtctagttttaaaaaattatccaacTTTGTTTGTGGGAAAAGAGTCGGAGCTATTGCTAATGTAACACGAGCGCAGAGGTTCCATGTTAAAGCAAATGGTTCGAAGTTCATTACACCGATCTATTCTCAg gGGCCACGAGTCGAGCAGACACGATGCTACAGCGGTAAACCTCCTTTGACACTCAATGTCATACGTGAAAGAGTTCTCTTGATCCTTAAACTTTATGACAAAATTGATCCATCCAAg CTTACTTTGGACTCGCACTTCATGAACGATCTGGGTCTTGACTCTCTGGACCACGTGGAAGTGATAATGGCCATCGAGGACGACTTTGGTTTTGAAATTCCCGACATGGATGCCGAGAAGTTGATGAAACCGGGTGACATCGTACGTTATATTGCAGATAGAGAAGATATttatgaatag
- the LOC130665712 gene encoding MORN repeat-containing protein 3-like, with protein sequence MALRGTHKIFINKKLKSDKNIVKLHKWIKIIKKSRKSKSYSLQYEGQSLSNKPHGIGVLSKVYIDGLIEKYYSGNFVEGKKQGFGGLWTDHFYYEGDFCNDKRHGFGRIWYKDGSFYQGNWRDGLYDGDGMIIKDNGNRYEGEFLLGKKHGDGIYYHLETGQMQKGHWFNDICKTSTIEDICWRQSAPKPSPYPIPKLVLFIHYYYHYHLS encoded by the exons atggCGTTGCGAGgaactcataaaatatttatcaataaaaaattaaagtctgataaaaatattgttaaattacataaatggataaaaataattaa AAAATCAAGAAAATCAAAGTCTTATTCTTTGCAATATGAAGGCCAATCTTTATCAAACAAACCGCACGGAATTGGAGTGttatcaaaagtttatatcgacggattaattgaaaaatattacagCGGGAATTTTGTTGAGGGCAAGAAACAAGGATTCGGTGGCCTGTGGACTGATCATTTTTATTACGAAGGAGACTTTTGTAATGACAAGAGACACGGGTTCGGAAGAATTTGGTACAAAGACGGTAGTTTTTATCAAGGCAACTGGAGAGATGGTTTGTACGACGGTGATGGAATGATAATTAAAg ATAATGGAAACCGCTATGAGGGTGAGTTTCTGCTGGGAAAAAAACATGGTGACGGAATTTATTATCACTTAGAAACAGGACAAATGCAAAAAGGCCACTGGTTTAACGACATATGTAAAACTAGCACCATCGAAGACATTTGCTGGCGTCAGTCAGCTCCTAAACCTTCACCGTACCCGATTCCTAAATTAGTACtctttattcattattattatcattatcatttatcTTAA
- the LOC130665710 gene encoding acyl carrier protein, mitochondrial isoform X2 yields MASLTSIRVIARNSSFKKLSNFVCGKRVGAIANVTRAQRFHVKANGSKFITPIYSQVRNYSEGYSDGMKKKIPIEEIEKRVLKICKDYDKITADKLTLDSHFMNDLGLDSLDHVEVIMAIEDDFGFEIPDMDAEKLMKPGDIVRYIADREDIYE; encoded by the exons ATGGCATCCTTGACGAGTATCAGAGTAATCGCCCGAAACtctagttttaaaaaattatccaacTTTGTTTGTGGGAAAAGAGTCGGAGCTATTGCTAATGTAACACGAGCGCAGAGGTTCCATGTTAAAGCAAATGGTTCGAAGTTCATTACACCGATCTATTCTCAg gTCCGGAATTATTCAGAGGGTTATTCAGATggtatgaagaaaaaaattccgatTGAGGAAATTGAGAAacgtgttttaaaaatatgcaaagATTACGATAAAATAACAGCTGATAAG CTTACTTTGGACTCGCACTTCATGAACGATCTGGGTCTTGACTCTCTGGACCACGTGGAAGTGATAATGGCCATCGAGGACGACTTTGGTTTTGAAATTCCCGACATGGATGCCGAGAAGTTGATGAAACCGGGTGACATCGTACGTTATATTGCAGATAGAGAAGATATttatgaatag